From the genome of Sulfitobacter sp. DSM 110093, one region includes:
- a CDS encoding LysE/ArgO family amino acid transporter, which produces MLTSFLPGFALSLTLIMAIGAQNAFVLRQGLRREHVLPVCLVCAASDALLIGAGVAGFGALAEAAPWFGPLMRYGGAAFLLWYGWRNAVSAWRGGEALEADGQATRSLGKAILTLLALTWLNPHVYLDTLVLLGSLSAQYPDRLSFGLGAASASFVFFFALGYGARLLAPLFAKPRSWQTLDALIAVTVWSIALKLLAM; this is translated from the coding sequence ATGCTGACCTCTTTCCTCCCCGGCTTTGCGCTAAGCCTGACGCTGATTATGGCCATCGGTGCGCAGAACGCCTTTGTGCTGCGCCAAGGGCTGCGGCGTGAGCATGTGCTCCCGGTCTGTTTGGTCTGCGCAGCTTCGGATGCGCTGCTGATTGGGGCAGGGGTCGCCGGTTTTGGCGCGCTGGCCGAGGCAGCACCATGGTTTGGTCCGCTGATGCGCTATGGCGGGGCGGCGTTCCTGCTTTGGTATGGTTGGCGCAACGCTGTGTCGGCATGGCGCGGGGGTGAGGCTTTGGAAGCCGACGGGCAGGCCACGCGCAGCTTGGGCAAGGCAATCTTAACCCTGCTGGCGCTGACATGGCTGAACCCGCATGTCTATCTGGACACGCTGGTGCTGCTCGGCTCCCTTTCGGCGCAATACCCTGATCGGCTGAGCTTTGGCCTTGGGGCGGCGTCGGCCAGTTTTGTGTTCTTCTTTGCCCTCGGCTATGGTGCGCGGTTGCTTGCGCCGCTTTTCGCTAAACCGCGCAGCTGGCAAACTCTGGACGCGCTGATCGCCGTGACCGTGTGGTCTATTGCCCTCAAGTTGCTTGCGATGTGA